The following proteins are encoded in a genomic region of bacterium:
- a CDS encoding MFS transporter encodes MLAPLTRLSLVTLVFNLGGGLIAPVLPLYARSLGADYRALGAIGAAYGIAYAWLTIPLGRASDRFGRRTLLLASALAMAVATGCYLAARGVLGLVVGKLLEAAGWAAFWPALEASVAEEFGRRAGTAMGIVSGSYAAAFVIGTSAAGFVMESAGLRAPFMIYLGTALAAVGLLLAAPAYRTIAEPADVGRSGPPTTVPNRKGLDARQRFLAYGTGFVYVFGLGTVLSFLPAYAADRGFTPHAVGLLLSAYWGGRVLASLTAGRLSDRWGRRAVLVPALIGSALAATLVAAPFGAALLFLGTLALGLMSGACAPVCIALLADHTTPDDRGKAMGQFESACGVSFLLAGILGGQAAYALGPEVPYLLVAGLAGAWAPILARLLIPYPIGRAGD; translated from the coding sequence GTGCTCGCCCCACTGACCCGGCTTTCCCTGGTCACCCTTGTTTTTAACCTGGGAGGGGGCTTGATCGCCCCGGTACTCCCGCTCTACGCCCGGAGCCTGGGCGCCGACTACCGCGCTCTCGGCGCTATCGGCGCCGCCTACGGCATCGCCTACGCGTGGCTGACCATCCCGCTCGGCCGAGCTTCCGACCGTTTCGGTCGCCGCACGTTGCTCCTCGCCTCGGCGCTGGCCATGGCCGTCGCCACCGGGTGCTACCTGGCCGCCCGCGGTGTGCTCGGCCTCGTTGTGGGCAAGCTCCTCGAAGCGGCCGGCTGGGCGGCTTTCTGGCCTGCGCTCGAGGCCTCGGTCGCCGAAGAATTCGGACGGCGCGCCGGCACGGCGATGGGCATCGTCTCCGGATCGTATGCCGCCGCTTTTGTCATCGGAACGTCGGCCGCCGGGTTCGTCATGGAGTCGGCGGGTCTCCGGGCGCCCTTCATGATTTACCTCGGAACGGCTTTGGCCGCCGTCGGCCTCCTGCTCGCCGCACCGGCGTACCGAACGATAGCCGAGCCCGCCGACGTCGGGCGCTCGGGCCCGCCGACGACGGTGCCGAATCGCAAGGGCCTCGATGCTCGCCAACGGTTCCTGGCGTACGGCACGGGGTTCGTCTATGTCTTCGGTCTCGGGACCGTGCTCTCGTTCCTCCCGGCCTACGCCGCGGATCGGGGGTTCACGCCGCATGCGGTGGGGCTGCTCCTCAGCGCCTACTGGGGGGGTCGGGTGCTGGCTTCGCTCACCGCCGGGCGTCTTTCCGACCGCTGGGGGCGTCGGGCGGTCCTCGTGCCGGCGCTGATCGGCAGCGCGCTCGCCGCAACCCTTGTGGCGGCACCCTTCGGGGCGGCGTTGCTGTTCCTCGGGACCCTTGCCCTCGGCCTCATGTCAGGGGCATGCGCGCCGGTCTGCATCGCGCTCCTCGCAGACCACACAACCCCCGACGACCGGGGCAAGGCCATGGGGCAGTTCGAAAGCGCCTGCGGGGTCTCGTTCCTCCTGGCCGGTATCCTGGGCGGCCAGGCCGCCTACGCCCTGGGTCCCGAGGTGCCGTACCTTCTCGTGGCCGGGCTAGCCGGTGCCTGGGCACCGATCCTCGCGCGGCTCCTTATCCCTTATCCCATCGGTCGCGCCGGCGACTGA
- a CDS encoding aldo/keto reductase has translation MRRRKLGQSGLEVSPLCFGGNVLGWTADEPTSFKVLDAFISAGMNFIDTADVYSKWAPGNQGGESETILGRWMKQRGNRDKVIIATKVGSDMGPPGKGLSRTYIARAVDASLKRLQTHYIDLYQSHVDDQETPLEETLDAYAHLIAQGKVRAIGASNYTAERLTQALQVSKQHGYPRYESLQPLYNLYDRANYEAALEPLCQTAGVGVISYSSLGSGFLSGKYRTEEDTSKSVRGQGVKRRYYNDRGFRILGALDEVARKHRSTPAAVGLAWLLSRPGLTAPIVSATSVEQLNELTAVVRLELDAASITHLNQAST, from the coding sequence ATGCGGAGGCGCAAGCTGGGTCAATCCGGGCTGGAAGTTTCCCCGCTGTGCTTCGGGGGGAACGTTTTGGGGTGGACGGCGGACGAGCCGACATCCTTCAAAGTGCTCGACGCTTTCATCTCAGCCGGCATGAACTTCATCGACACCGCAGACGTCTACTCGAAGTGGGCTCCGGGAAATCAGGGGGGCGAGTCTGAAACCATCCTCGGCAGGTGGATGAAACAGCGCGGGAATCGGGACAAGGTCATCATTGCCACGAAAGTAGGCTCGGACATGGGCCCGCCGGGAAAGGGGTTGTCCCGCACCTACATTGCGCGCGCCGTGGACGCCTCATTGAAGCGGCTGCAGACTCATTACATCGACCTCTATCAATCCCACGTCGACGATCAGGAGACTCCATTGGAGGAGACCCTAGACGCCTATGCCCACCTAATCGCTCAGGGCAAAGTGAGAGCGATTGGGGCGTCGAACTACACGGCGGAGCGGCTGACGCAGGCACTGCAGGTCAGCAAGCAGCACGGATACCCCAGGTATGAAAGTCTGCAGCCGCTGTACAACCTCTACGATCGGGCCAATTACGAGGCGGCGCTCGAGCCGCTGTGTCAGACCGCGGGCGTGGGCGTGATCAGTTACTCCTCTTTGGGAAGCGGATTTCTGAGCGGGAAATACCGCACGGAGGAAGATACCTCAAAGAGCGTCCGCGGTCAGGGGGTGAAACGGCGGTACTATAACGATCGGGGATTCCGGATCCTGGGCGCTCTCGATGAGGTCGCGCGGAAGCACCGTTCGACCCCCGCTGCGGTCGGTCTGGCGTGGCTGTTGTCGCGTCCCGGCTTGACCGCGCCCATCGTCAGCGCGACAAGTGTCGAGCAGTTGAACGAACTGACGGCAGTGGTCCGGCTCGAACTCGATGCTGCATCGATTACACACCTGAACCAGGCGAGCACCTAG
- a CDS encoding DUF2294 domain-containing protein yields the protein MDTTSGRGRQVTEEVVHAMIRYLKERIGRGPEGYRTYVMDDMIILRLHNVLTPVEYAQAQSPESRKVIKDARTRLIEDLRPSLEEVFRQLTEANVVSMHSDLSTKTGESIIIFVLDRKLRDVSGGSGGVA from the coding sequence ATGGACACAACATCGGGTAGAGGGCGGCAGGTAACAGAAGAGGTCGTCCACGCCATGATTCGATATCTTAAGGAGCGGATTGGGCGTGGCCCCGAGGGATACCGAACGTATGTGATGGATGATATGATCATCCTCCGCTTGCACAACGTCTTGACCCCCGTGGAATACGCCCAAGCGCAATCTCCTGAAAGCCGGAAGGTGATCAAGGACGCGCGGACGCGATTGATTGAAGATCTCAGGCCGTCCTTGGAAGAAGTCTTCCGGCAACTGACTGAGGCGAACGTCGTCAGCATGCACTCCGATCTGAGCACAAAAACCGGCGAAAGTATCATTATCTTTGTACTCGACCGTAAGTTGAGGGATGTGTCGGGGGGATCAGGCGGCGTCGCGTGA
- the kdpF gene encoding K(+)-transporting ATPase subunit F, producing MVGVATALSVVLFIYLAVALLKPEWFV from the coding sequence ATGGTCGGAGTCGCGACCGCGCTCTCGGTTGTGCTGTTCATCTATCTCGCCGTGGCCTTGCTCAAGCCGGAGTGGTTCGTATGA
- the kdpA gene encoding potassium-transporting ATPase subunit KdpA — translation MSGNGLIRIVLYLVVLSLLVKPLGGYMARVLEGKRTVFDRALRPLEHLLYRVCGVNHAEEMSWQTYSLALLLFSVVGMLLLYGLQRLQAVLPLNPQGFGAVPYDLSFNTAASFTTNTNWQAYGGESTLSYLSQMAGLTVKNFTSAAGGIAVLAALIRGLARGSVKALGNFWVDLVRCSLYILLPLSIVLALVLVSQGVVQTLSPYRTATLVEPTSYEQPITDAAGKPVLDAKGQPTTKTVKVSEQLIAVGPAASQIAIKQLGTNGGGFFNTNSATPFENPTPLSNFLEMLAITLIAAALTYTFGVMIGDTRQGWALFAAMMLIFIPLLGVAEGFELGGNPLFRAAGVDQASSALQPGGNMEGKEVRFGIVDSALWATATTATSNGSVNAMHDSFTPIAGMVPLVMMHLGEVVFGGVGSGLYGMLVLAILAAFVAGLMVGRTPEYLGKKIEAFEMKMATVIVLIMPAVVLVLTALGVATAAGRAGISNPGPHGFSQVLYAFTSMGNNNGSAFAGLNANTPFYNLVGGVVMLITRFWIIIPTLAIAGSMGAKKKIPVSPGTLPTHTGQFVLWLVAVTIIIGALSFLPALALGPIVEHLLLQAGTVFK, via the coding sequence ATGAGTGGGAACGGTCTCATTCGCATTGTGCTGTACCTGGTAGTGTTGTCCTTGTTGGTCAAGCCGCTGGGCGGCTACATGGCGCGTGTGCTGGAGGGCAAGCGGACCGTCTTCGATCGGGCGCTCCGCCCCTTGGAGCACCTGCTGTACCGGGTCTGCGGGGTGAATCACGCGGAGGAGATGTCCTGGCAGACGTATTCGCTGGCATTGCTGCTGTTCAGCGTTGTTGGCATGCTACTCCTGTACGGGCTGCAGCGGTTGCAGGCGGTGCTCCCGCTGAACCCGCAGGGGTTTGGCGCGGTGCCGTACGATCTATCCTTCAACACCGCGGCCTCCTTTACGACGAACACCAACTGGCAGGCCTACGGCGGTGAGAGCACGCTGAGCTACCTTTCCCAGATGGCCGGGCTGACCGTCAAGAACTTCACGTCCGCCGCGGGGGGGATAGCGGTATTGGCGGCCTTGATTCGGGGCCTGGCTCGCGGGTCGGTGAAGGCGCTCGGCAACTTCTGGGTCGATCTCGTCCGGTGCAGCCTGTACATCCTCCTGCCGCTCTCGATTGTGCTGGCGTTGGTGCTGGTGTCGCAGGGCGTCGTGCAAACGCTGTCGCCGTACAGGACGGCGACGCTGGTGGAGCCGACCTCATACGAGCAGCCGATCACTGATGCCGCAGGCAAGCCCGTGCTGGACGCGAAGGGCCAGCCCACGACCAAGACGGTCAAAGTGAGCGAACAGTTGATCGCGGTGGGCCCCGCGGCCTCGCAGATTGCCATCAAGCAACTTGGCACGAACGGCGGCGGGTTCTTCAACACAAACTCGGCAACGCCGTTCGAAAACCCGACGCCTCTTTCGAACTTTCTGGAGATGCTGGCAATCACCCTGATCGCCGCGGCGCTGACGTACACGTTTGGCGTCATGATCGGCGACACCCGGCAGGGGTGGGCGTTGTTCGCGGCGATGATGCTGATCTTCATCCCGCTCCTCGGGGTGGCCGAAGGGTTCGAGCTCGGCGGGAACCCGCTCTTCAGGGCGGCCGGCGTGGATCAAGCCTCGAGTGCGCTGCAGCCCGGTGGAAACATGGAAGGCAAGGAGGTGCGCTTCGGCATCGTCGACTCGGCGTTGTGGGCCACCGCCACCACCGCCACATCCAACGGCTCGGTCAACGCGATGCACGATTCGTTCACACCGATCGCGGGGATGGTGCCGCTTGTCATGATGCACCTCGGCGAGGTGGTCTTCGGCGGCGTCGGCTCGGGGCTGTACGGGATGCTGGTCCTGGCGATCCTCGCGGCTTTCGTTGCCGGGTTGATGGTGGGACGGACCCCCGAGTATCTCGGCAAGAAGATCGAAGCCTTCGAGATGAAGATGGCGACAGTGATCGTGCTCATCATGCCGGCCGTGGTTCTGGTGCTCACGGCGCTCGGTGTCGCCACCGCCGCGGGACGGGCGGGGATCTCGAACCCGGGGCCGCACGGGTTCAGCCAGGTGCTCTACGCGTTCACGTCGATGGGGAACAACAACGGCAGCGCGTTTGCCGGATTGAACGCGAACACGCCATTTTACAATCTCGTCGGCGGCGTCGTGATGCTCATTACCCGTTTCTGGATCATCATCCCGACGCTGGCGATCGCCGGCTCGATGGGGGCGAAGAAGAAGATCCCGGTAAGCCCGGGCACCCTGCCGACGCACACCGGACAGTTTGTCTTGTGGCTGGTGGCGGTGACCATCATTATCGGTGCCCTGAGCTTTCTGCCAGCGCTGGCGCTCGGTCCGATCGTCGAGCACCTCCTGCTGCAGGCGGGCACGGTCTTCAAGTGA
- the kdpB gene encoding potassium-transporting ATPase subunit KdpB produces MSAQMQHGTLQPVQTAMIWRIAVRDAFLRLDPRQQVRNPVMFVVEIGATLTAVLFVQALGGRGEAPAPFIGSVSAWLWFTVVFANFAEALAEGRGKAQAEALRRARRETPARRLQRPERGAKAEMVSSTGLRKGDVVLVETGEMIPADGEVVVGIASVDESAVTGESAPVIRESGGDRSAVTGSTRVLSDWLIVRVTADPGEGFIDRMIRLIEGARRQKTPNEIALNILLAGFTILFLIVCATLLPYSVFSVGVAGRGTPVTITVLVALLVCLIPTTIGGLLSAIGIAGMDRMIKRNVIALSGRAVEAAGDVDVLLLDKTGTITLGNRQAVEFIPVTNTDNRQLAEISQLASLADETPEGRSIVVLAKDKYGLRGRPVGTGPEAPQGAKFVPFSAQTRMSGVDFDGLVIRKGAADAIVTHVRALGGSVPAELTTVVDRIARSGGTPLVVSRNSEILGVIYLKDIVKGGIKERFLQLRKMGIRTVMITGDNPLTAAAIAAEAGVDDFLAQAKPEDKLQLIREQQAGGRLVAMTGDGTNDAPALAQADVAVAMNTGTQPAREAANMVDLESNPTKLIEIVEIGKQLLMTRGALTTFSIANDVAKYFAIIPAAFASTYPVLGALNFMRLATPQSAISSAVIFNALIIIALIPLSLRGVKYRPAGAARILRDNLLVYGVGGVIAPFIGIKLIDVILIGLGLR; encoded by the coding sequence ATGAGTGCACAAATGCAGCACGGGACACTACAGCCGGTCCAGACCGCCATGATCTGGCGGATCGCGGTCCGGGATGCGTTCCTGCGGCTGGATCCGCGCCAGCAGGTCCGAAACCCGGTCATGTTCGTCGTGGAAATCGGGGCGACCCTGACCGCGGTCCTATTCGTCCAGGCGTTGGGGGGACGGGGTGAAGCGCCCGCGCCCTTCATCGGCAGTGTCTCGGCGTGGTTGTGGTTCACGGTGGTCTTCGCGAACTTCGCGGAGGCCTTGGCCGAAGGACGGGGGAAGGCGCAGGCCGAGGCGCTTCGCCGGGCGCGCCGCGAAACGCCGGCGAGGCGCCTGCAGCGGCCCGAGCGCGGCGCCAAGGCCGAGATGGTTTCGTCGACCGGACTGCGGAAAGGCGATGTCGTGCTTGTGGAAACAGGGGAGATGATCCCGGCCGACGGCGAGGTCGTCGTGGGGATCGCGTCCGTGGACGAGAGCGCGGTGACCGGCGAGAGCGCCCCGGTGATCCGAGAATCCGGCGGCGACCGGAGCGCGGTTACGGGAAGCACGCGTGTCCTGTCCGACTGGTTGATCGTGCGCGTGACCGCGGATCCCGGCGAGGGGTTCATCGATCGCATGATCCGGCTGATCGAAGGGGCCCGGCGCCAAAAAACGCCCAACGAGATCGCCCTCAACATCCTGCTGGCGGGATTTACGATTCTGTTCTTGATCGTCTGCGCGACGCTGCTGCCGTACTCGGTGTTCAGCGTCGGGGTGGCCGGGCGAGGGACCCCCGTGACGATCACGGTGCTCGTGGCGCTCCTCGTCTGTCTCATCCCCACCACGATCGGGGGCCTGCTGAGCGCGATCGGCATCGCTGGGATGGACCGCATGATCAAACGCAACGTGATCGCGCTCTCCGGACGCGCGGTCGAGGCGGCGGGGGACGTGGACGTCCTGCTGCTGGACAAGACCGGCACGATCACGCTCGGCAACCGGCAGGCGGTGGAGTTCATTCCCGTCACCAACACGGACAACCGCCAGCTGGCCGAGATCTCGCAGCTCGCCTCGCTCGCCGACGAGACCCCGGAGGGCCGCAGCATCGTCGTCCTGGCGAAGGACAAGTACGGCCTGCGGGGACGTCCGGTGGGCACCGGGCCCGAGGCGCCGCAGGGCGCCAAGTTCGTGCCGTTCAGTGCGCAAACGCGGATGAGCGGGGTTGACTTCGACGGCCTGGTCATTCGCAAAGGGGCCGCCGACGCCATCGTGACGCACGTCCGTGCCCTGGGGGGGAGTGTTCCGGCCGAGCTCACCACCGTGGTCGACCGCATCGCCCGATCCGGTGGGACGCCCCTCGTGGTTTCGCGAAACAGCGAGATTCTGGGGGTCATTTACCTCAAAGACATCGTGAAGGGCGGGATCAAGGAGCGATTCCTCCAGCTGCGGAAGATGGGCATCCGCACCGTGATGATCACGGGCGACAACCCGCTGACGGCCGCGGCGATTGCGGCCGAAGCGGGCGTGGACGACTTCCTGGCGCAGGCCAAGCCGGAGGACAAGCTGCAGTTGATCCGTGAGCAGCAGGCCGGTGGGCGGCTTGTGGCCATGACGGGCGACGGGACGAACGACGCCCCGGCGCTGGCGCAGGCCGACGTGGCCGTGGCGATGAACACCGGCACGCAGCCCGCCCGCGAGGCCGCGAACATGGTTGATCTCGAGAGCAACCCGACCAAGCTCATCGAGATCGTCGAGATCGGCAAGCAGCTCCTGATGACCCGCGGCGCCCTCACGACGTTCAGCATCGCCAATGACGTCGCCAAGTACTTCGCGATCATCCCTGCGGCGTTTGCCTCGACGTATCCCGTGCTGGGAGCCCTCAACTTCATGCGCCTGGCGACGCCGCAGAGCGCGATCTCATCGGCGGTAATTTTCAATGCGCTGATCATCATTGCCCTGATCCCTCTCTCGCTGCGGGGCGTGAAGTATCGGCCCGCGGGGGCGGCGCGCATCCTGCGCGACAACCTGCTCGTGTACGGCGTCGGAGGGGTGATCGCCCCGTTCATCGGGATCAAGCTGATCGACGTCATTCTGATCGGGTTGGGCTTGCGGTAG
- the kdpC gene encoding potassium-transporting ATPase subunit KdpC, whose amino-acid sequence MRRQLYPAIMMTLALTVLLGLVYPLVITGLAQVLFPRQANGSLIVEHGRTVGSTLIGQPFADPKYFWGRPSATSPQAYNASASSGSNLAPTNQALLDAVKQRVADLRAADPGNTAPVPVDLVTASGSGLDPHITPAAALYQVARVARVRKLPVDAVRELVQRHTEGRLFGVLGEPRVNVLALNRDLDRTP is encoded by the coding sequence ATGCGTAGGCAGCTGTACCCGGCGATCATGATGACGTTGGCACTGACTGTCTTGTTGGGCCTGGTTTATCCGCTCGTCATCACCGGGCTGGCGCAGGTACTGTTTCCCCGGCAGGCCAACGGCAGCCTCATTGTCGAGCACGGCCGCACTGTCGGTTCGACGCTGATCGGCCAGCCCTTTGCCGACCCGAAGTACTTCTGGGGCCGGCCGTCGGCGACGTCCCCGCAAGCGTACAACGCCAGCGCGTCGAGCGGCTCGAATCTGGCGCCGACCAATCAGGCGCTCCTCGATGCGGTGAAGCAGCGCGTGGCGGACCTGCGGGCGGCCGATCCGGGAAACACCGCGCCGGTCCCGGTCGACCTGGTCACGGCGTCGGGCAGCGGGCTGGATCCGCACATCACTCCCGCCGCGGCCCTCTATCAAGTGGCCCGCGTCGCGAGGGTGCGCAAGTTGCCGGTGGACGCGGTGCGGGAGCTCGTGCAGCGGCATACTGAGGGTCGCCTGTTCGGCGTGCTCGGCGAACCGCGCGTAAACGTGCTTGCATTGAATCGAGACCTCGATCGCACCCCCTGA